One stretch of Pseudomonas fragi DNA includes these proteins:
- the mltF gene encoding membrane-bound lytic murein transglycosylase MltF yields the protein MFSLTDIRPRCAKWLLATGLFLMLSACVEKPSTLERVKEDGVLRVITRNSPATYFEDRNGETGFEYELVKRFADDLGVELKIETADNLDDMFNQLGQPDGPVLAAAGLVSSEKRLQQARFSHPYLEVTPQIIYRNGQSRPTSAADLVGKRITVLKGSSHAEQLAELKKQYPGIEYDESDAVEVVDLLRMVDEGQIDLTLVDSNEVAMNQVYFPNVRVAFDLGDARSQRWAVAAGEDNSLLNEINAYLDKVEKNGTLQRLKDRYYGHVDVLGYVGAYTFAQHLQQRLPKYEKFFKDAAKKEQIDWRLLAAMGYQESLWQPAVTSKTGVRGLMMLTQNTAQAMGVSNRLDAKQSIMGGAKYLALIKSELDDDIQEPDRTWFALAAYNVGGGHLEDARKLAKKEGLNPNKWLDVKKMLPRLAQKQWYSKTRYGYARGGEPVHFVANIRRYYDILTWATQPQLEGDQAADSKLHIPGIDKTKPKEEPQL from the coding sequence ATGTTTTCTCTAACTGATATCCGCCCGCGCTGCGCCAAATGGCTGCTCGCAACCGGACTCTTCCTGATGCTCAGTGCCTGCGTTGAAAAACCCAGCACCCTGGAGCGCGTAAAGGAGGATGGGGTACTGCGGGTGATTACCCGTAACAGCCCCGCGACCTACTTCGAGGATCGCAACGGTGAAACCGGCTTCGAATACGAGCTGGTGAAACGCTTTGCCGATGATCTGGGGGTCGAGCTCAAGATCGAAACCGCCGACAACCTGGACGACATGTTCAACCAGCTGGGCCAGCCTGACGGCCCGGTTCTGGCTGCTGCCGGCCTGGTCAGCAGCGAGAAGCGCCTGCAACAAGCCCGATTTTCCCACCCCTACCTCGAAGTCACGCCGCAGATCATCTATCGCAATGGCCAGTCGCGGCCGACCTCTGCCGCTGACCTGGTGGGCAAGCGCATCACCGTGCTCAAGGGCAGCTCCCATGCCGAGCAACTGGCCGAGCTGAAAAAGCAGTATCCCGGGATCGAGTACGACGAATCCGACGCCGTTGAAGTGGTCGACTTGCTGCGCATGGTCGATGAAGGCCAGATTGACCTCACGCTGGTCGACTCCAACGAAGTGGCGATGAACCAGGTGTACTTCCCCAACGTGCGCGTGGCCTTTGACCTGGGCGATGCGCGCAGCCAGCGCTGGGCGGTGGCGGCAGGTGAAGACAACAGCCTGCTTAACGAGATCAACGCCTACCTGGACAAGGTTGAAAAGAACGGCACCCTGCAACGTCTCAAGGACCGTTATTACGGGCATGTCGACGTACTTGGCTACGTCGGCGCCTACACATTCGCCCAGCACCTGCAGCAACGCTTGCCCAAGTACGAAAAGTTCTTCAAGGACGCGGCCAAGAAAGAGCAGATCGACTGGCGCCTGCTGGCGGCAATGGGCTATCAAGAATCCCTGTGGCAACCTGCAGTAACGTCAAAAACCGGCGTTCGCGGCCTGATGATGCTGACCCAGAACACAGCACAGGCGATGGGCGTGTCCAACCGCCTGGATGCCAAGCAGAGCATCATGGGCGGTGCCAAGTACCTGGCGCTGATCAAGAGCGAACTGGACGATGATATTCAAGAGCCGGATCGCACCTGGTTTGCACTGGCGGCCTACAACGTGGGTGGCGGTCACCTTGAAGACGCGCGCAAGCTGGCCAAGAAGGAAGGCCTGAACCCGAACAAGTGGCTGGACGTAAAGAAAATGCTGCCTCGCCTTGCGCAGAAGCAGTGGTACAGCAAAACCCGCTATGGCTACGCCCGCGGCGGCGAGCCGGTGCACTTTGTGGCCAACATCCGTCGTTACTACGACATCCTGACCTGGGCTACGCAGCCGCAGCTTGAAGGCGACCAGGCGGCGGACAGCAAACTGCACATCCCCGGCATCGACAAGACCAAGCCCAAGGAAGAGCCGCAGCTTTAG